A window of the Clupea harengus chromosome 8, Ch_v2.0.2, whole genome shotgun sequence genome harbors these coding sequences:
- the LOC105901035 gene encoding olfactory receptor 2AT4-like has product MLQENLTAIKEFILVGFPTLHPDYYGLVSLMLCIVYVITVVGNSVLVVTFVHEPSLHKPMYIIMLSLALSDIGFSTVTLPKIIARYWFGDKFISFHVCFIQMLLVHSFGTVNSYIMGIMALDRYIAILKPLRYSVIMNNRTMTILNSVAWVCSFITPGIVTIRAYMQIYCGPNHIYQCYCDHNSIITLSCSNPGFEILIAFTLAMLVLLIPLAFIIYSYIHIIFSVARIASSQGRWKTFSTCSTQVCIISLYYLPRCTIYIFNMAGLYMNLDTRITLILFYSLFPPLVNPFIYCFRTKEIKQALARWFSVIKLNKKSSIAAIVK; this is encoded by the coding sequence ATGCTACAAGAAAACCTTACAGCAATCAAGGAGTTTATTCTTGTGGGCTTTCCAACACTCCACCCTGATTATTATGGTCTGGTCTCATTAATGCTTTGTATTGTATATGTTATCACAGTTGTAGGGAACTCTGTTCTAGTGGTAACATTTGTGCACGAGCCCAGCCTCCATAAACCTATGTACATTATCATGTTGAGTTTGGCTCTGTCTGACATAGGATTCAGCACTGTTACACTGCCTAAGATAATTGCACGGTACTGGTTTGGTGATAAATTCATATCCTTTCACGTGTGCTTCATACAAATGTTACTGGTCCATTCCTTTGGCACTGTAAACTCTTACATTATGGGGATCATGGCTTTGGATCGTTACATAGCCATACTTAAACCTCTTAGGTACTCTGTAATAATGAATAATCGCACCATGACCATCCTGAATAGTGTTGCCTGGGTGTGCTCATTCATCACCCCAGGTATTGTGACTATCCGTGCCTATATGCAAATATACTGTGGACCTAACCACATTTACCAGTGTTACTGTGATCATAATTCTATCATCACATTGTCATGCTCTAACCCTGGTTTTGAAATACTGATTGCCTTCACATTAGCCATGCTGGTGCTTCTGATACCCCTGGCTTTCATAATCTACTCCTACATTCACATAATTTTTAGCGTAGCGAGAATAGCCAGTTCACAGGGCCGGTGGAAAACCTTCTCCACCTGCAGCACTCAGGTGTGCATCATCAGTCTTTACTATCTGCCACGCTGTACTATCTATATTTTCAATATGGCAGGTCTCTACATGAACCTAGACACCCGCATCACGCTTATCCTTTTCTACAGTCTGTTCCCCCCCCTTGTCAACCCCTTCATTTACTGCTTCAGAACAAAAGAGATCAAACAGGCACTGGCTCGCTGGTTCAGTGTAATAAAGCTCAACAAGAAGTCCTCCATTGCTGCTATTGTCAAATGA
- the LOC105901034 gene encoding olfactory receptor 2AT4-like, translating to MSEENNLTTTIKEFILVGFPGLHPDYYELVAFILCLLYLSIIAGNSTFVVIFALKPGLHKPMFIIMLSLTLSDIGFSTVALPKIIARYWFDDTVISFHACFMQRLFIHSFGSLNSFIMMIMALDRYLAICFPLRYPVLMKHCTMIILNCFAWVFSLVPTGISFIYTYMLPYCGPNRIYHCYCEQNSILSLACDRERGPELISFCLAMLVLLIPLAFIIYSYIHIIATVAGIASSQGRWKAFSTCSTQMFIITIYYLPRCTVYVCNLVGISMDADIRIVVALFYSLLPPLVNPLIYCFRTKDIHQTLVQWVSVKWVGKSSIASISS from the coding sequence aTGTCTGAAGAGAATAACCTTACTACAACAATCAAAGAGTTTATTCTGGTGGGCTTTCCTGGACTGCATCCTGATTATTATGAACTAGTGGCATTCATACTCTGTCTTCTCTATCTCAGCATTATAGCAGGAAACTCTACCTTTGTGGTCATATTTGCACTCAAGCCTGGTCTCCATAAACCTATGTTTATTATCATGCTGAGTTTGACTCTGTCTGACATTGGATTCagcactgttgcactgccaaAGATAATAGCGCGGTACTGGTTTGATGATACAGTCATATCTTTCCATGCGTGCTTCATGCAAAGGTTATTTATCCACAGCTTTGGCTCTCTTAACTCTTTCATTATGATGATCATGGCTTTGGATCGTTACTTAGCCATATGTTTTCCTCTCAGATATCCTGTGCTGATGAAACATTGCACTATGATCATCCTCAACTGCTTTGCCTGGGTTTTCTCCTTGGTCCCGACAGGTATCTCGTTTATCTACACCTACATGCTTCCATATTGTGGGCCCAATCGAATCTATCATTGTTATTGTGAACAAAACTCCATCCTCTCACTGGCATGTGATCGCGAAAGGGGGCCTGAATTGATTAGCTTCTGTTTAGCCATGCTGGTGCTACTAATACCCCTGGCTTTCATAATCTACTCCTACATTCACATAATAGCCACTGTAGCAGGAATAGCCAGTTCACAGGGCAGATGGAAGGCTTTCTCCACCTGCAGCACCCAAATGTTCATCATCACTATTTACTATCTGCCACGCTGCACTGTCTATGTGTGCAATTTGGTTGGGATATCGATGGATGCCGATATCCGTATTGTGGTCGCTCTCTTCTACAGTTTGTTACCCCCACTTGTAAATCCTCTCATCTACTGCTTCAGAACAAAGGACATCCACCAGACTCTGGTTCAATGGGTCAGTGTAAAATGGGTGGGGAAGTCCTCCATTGCTTCCATTTCTTCATGA